One genomic window of Cricetulus griseus strain 17A/GY chromosome 3, alternate assembly CriGri-PICRH-1.0, whole genome shotgun sequence includes the following:
- the Kifc3 gene encoding kinesin-like protein KIFC3 isoform X2, with protein sequence MVPSRRTWNLGATPSLRGLWRVGRVQEPKPGMARPAPASPAARPFPHTGQGRLRTGRGKDTLTGGEEDSSTRTAARPSLAQCRALSVDWPGPRSPHRLYLTVQQALQDKGCKSKSQGTKEDKLLKRQAPAPKRDREAPEAGGTMNVENTGGRLFGIGRCSSLSGSPGPDPVVHRTVEAMSQLQEELVVLRERLALHDSDRQATTTQLQNQVENLKEKLISQAQEVSRLRSELGGTDVEKHRDRVMVENEQLRQELRRCEVELQELRAQPVVPCEGCEHSQESTQLRDKLSQLQLEVAENKGMLSELNLEVQQKTDRLAEVELRLKDCLAEKAQEEERLSRRLRDSHETIASLRAQSPPVKYVIKTVEVESSKTKQALSESQTRNQHLQEQVAMQRQVLKEMEQQLQNSHQLTVQLRAQIAMYEAELERAHGQMLEEMQSLEEDKNRAIEEAFARAQVEMKAVHENLAGVRTNLLTLQPALRTLTNDYNGLKRQVRSFPLLLQEALRSVKAEIGQAIEEVNSNNQELLRKYRRELQLRKKCHNELVRLKGNIRVIARVRPVTKEDGEGPEATNAVTFDPDDDSIIHLLHKGKPVSFELDKVFSPRASQQDVFQEVQALITSCIDGFNVCIFAYGQTGAGKTYTMEGTPENPGINQRALQLLFSEVQEKASDWQYNITVSAAEIYNEVLRDLLGKEPQEKLEIRLCPDGSGQLYVPGLTEFQVQSVDDINKVFEFGHNNRTTEFTNLNEHSSRSHALLIVTVRGVDCSTGLRTTGKLNLVDLAGSERVGKSGAEGTRLREAQHINRSLSALGDVIAALRSRQGHVPFRNSKLTYLLQDSLSGDSKTLMVVQVSPVEKNTSETLYSLKFAERVRSVELGPGSRRTELGSWSSQEHLEWEPACQTPQPTARTHSAPGSGTNSRPGSIRRKLQPSA encoded by the exons ATGGTCCCCTCTCGCAGGACGTGGAACTTGGGAGCCACGCCTTCACTGCGAGGCCTGTGGAGAGTGGGCCGGGTCCAGGAGCCCAAGCCTGGGATGGCTCGCCCCGCCCCAGCCAGCCCAGCCGCCCGCCCTTTCCCACACACCGGCCAGGGGAGGTTGAGAACTG GGCGTGGAAAAGACACCCTGACTGGTGGTGAGGAAGACTCGAGCACCCGAACTGCAGCTCGCCCGTCCTTGGCACAGTGTCGGGCCCTCAGTGTGGACTGGCCTGGCCCTAGGAGTCCGCATAGACTCTACCTGACAGTCCAG CAGGCCCTGCAGGACAAGGGGTGCAAGAGCAAGAGTCAGGGGACGAAAGAAGACAAGCTCCTGAAGAGGCAGGCGCCGGCCCCCAAGCGGGACCGGGAGGCCCCAGAAGCTGGTGGCACCATGAATGTAGAAAACACAG GTGGGCGGCTATTTGGCATCGGGAGGTGCTCAAGCCTATCGGGGTCACCAGGCCCAGACCCCGTGGTACATAGGACGGTGGAGGCCATGTCCCAGCTTCAGGAGGAGCTGGTGGTCCTTCGGGAAAGGCTGGCCCTCCACGACAGTGACCGGCAAGCCACAACTACCCAGCTGCAGAACCAG GTAGAGAATCTAAAGGAAAAGCTCATTAGCCAGGCCCAGGAAGTGAGCCGACTACGATCAGAACTG GGAGGCACCGACGTGGAGAAACACAGGGACAGGGTGATGGTAGAGAAtgagcagctgaggcaggagctgaggcgcTGTGAGGTGGAGCTGCAGGAGCTTCGGGCACAGCCGGTGGTGCCCTGTGAGGGCTGTGAGCACAGCCAG GAAAGCACCCAGCTCCGTGACAAGCTGTCCCAGCTGCAGTTGGAAGTGGCTGAGAACAAAGGCATGCTGTCGGAATTGAACCTGGAGGTGCAGCAGAAGACCGACCGGCTAGCCGAGGTAGAGCTGCGGCTCAAGGACTGCTTGGCTGAGAAAGCACAGGAGGAGGAACGGCTCAGCCGGCGCCTGCGTGACAGCCATGAGACCATCGCCAGTCTGAGGGCCCAGTCCCCACCGGTTAAG TATGTCATCAAGACAGTGGAGGTGGAGTCATCCAAGACCAAGCAGGCCCTCAGCGAGTCCCAGACCCGAAACCAGCACCTGCAGGAGCAAGTGGCCATGCAGCGGCAGGTGCTTAAAGAGATGGAGCAGCAGCTGCAGAACTCCCATCAGCTGACAGTCCAGCTGCGGGCTCAG ATTGCCATGTATGAGGCAGAGCTGGAGCGGGCACATGGGCAGATGCTGGAGGAGATGCAGTCCCTGGAGGAGGATAAGAACCGGGCCATTGAGGAGGCCTTCGCACGGGCCCAGGTGGAGATGAAGGCAGTGCACGAGAACCTGGCAG GTGTCAGGACCAACCTGCTAACGCTGCAGCCTGCACTGAGGACCCTCACCAATGACTACAACGGGCTCAAGCGGCAGGTGCGGAGCTTCCCCCTGCTGCTGCAGGAGGCTCTCAGGAGTGTCAAAGCTGAG ATTGGCCAGGCCATCGAGGAGGTTAATAGCAACAACCAGGAGCTGCTGCGCAAGTACCGCCGGGAACTGCAGCTGCGTAAGAAATGCCACAATGAGCTGGTGAGGCTGAAGG GAAACATCCGGGTGATTGCACGAGTCCGGCCAGTCACCAAGGAGGATGGGGAAGGACCTGAGGCAACCAATGCTGTGACCTTTGATCCAGATGACGACTCCATCATCCACCTGCTGCACAAGGGCAAGCCTGTGTCCTTTGAGCTGGACAAGGTCTTCTCCCCAAGGGCTTCACAGCAGGAT GTATTCCAAGAGGTGCAGGCCCTCATTACCTCCTGCATCGATGGCTTCAATGTTTGCATCTTTGCTTATGGTCAGACGGGTGCTGGCAAGACATATACGATGGAG GGGACCCCCGAGAACCCCGGCATTAATCAGCGGGCCCTGCAGCTGCTCTTCTCTGAGGTGCAGGAGAAGGCCTCTGACTGGCAATACAACATCACCGTCAGTGCAGCTGAGATTTACAATGAGGTCCTCAG AGACCTGCTGGGGAAAGAGCCTCAGGAGAAGCTGGAGATCCGACTGTGCCCAGATGGCAGTGGGCAACTTTATGTGCCAGGGCTGACTGAGTTCCAGGTGCAGAGTGTGGATGACATCAACAAG GTGTTTGAGTTTGGCCACAACAACCGCACCACAGAGTTTACCAACCTGAACGAACACAGCTCCCGCTCACATGCTCTGCTCATTGTGACAGTGCGTGGTGTGGACTGCAGCACAGGCCTCCGCACCACGG GGAAGCTGAACCTGGTGGACCTGGCTGGTTCGGAGCGTGTGGGCAAGTCAGGGGCTGAAGGCACTCGCCTTCGAGAGGCACAGCACATCAACAGATCACTGTCTGCCCTGGGGGACGTCATTGCTGCCCTGCGTTCCCGACAGGGCCATGTGCCCTTCCGAAACTCCAAGCTTACCTATCTGCTGCAGGACTCCCTCAGTGGCGACAGCAAGACTCTAATGGTGGTGCAG GTGTCCCCAGTGGAGAAGAACACCAGTGAGACACTGTACTCCCTCAAGTTTGCTGAGAGGGTTCGATCTGTGGAGTTGGGTCCTGGGTCCCGCCGCACAGAGCTGGGCTCCTGGTCAAGCCAGGAGCATCTGGAG TGGGAGCCAGCTTGCCAGACACCGCAACCAACAGCACGAACCCACTCTGCCCCTGGCTCCGGGACCAACAGCCGCCCGGGCTCCATCCGAAGAAAGCTGCAGCCATCAG CCTGA